The genome window TTATTGCTATTATTCATAGAACCCTCATTATATATTTCGCTTTTTTATTATTAATAATTAATTGAATTTTCATACTTAAGTCGTGTCAAAGCAAGTCCACCACTTATACTCCAAACATTTTTGATTCCAATCCTTCTTAGACTTTTCGCAATTGCTAGTGAGCGATTACCCGTAGAACAAAGCAAAGCTATAGGTTTATTTTTATTTTCATTATTAATTACATGATTAAAAAAATTAACAATTTTAGTTAAAGGAATATTTTTTGGAGCTTTTTTAAAATTTAAAATTTTCCAATCTTTAAATAGAATAGATTCAGCATTTTCTCTTATATCAATTATATCGTAAATATTTTCATCTAAGTCATCAATAGTTATAATTGGTAAACTTTTATCTGTTAATACAGAATTATTAATTGTCCCACAAACTAATTTTCCTTGGATATCTGTTTCTAAAAGTTGAGAATCTATCAATTTTTTTTCTGTGAAAAAGTCAATTTCATTCATTAAATTTACTGGATCGAATAATTTTTTTAGCAAGATATTATTTCTTTTTTCGGTACCCCATGTCGTAACAATTGATTGATTATAATCATGTGCTGGGCAAAGAACAGTATTTGCATGAAGCTTATTATCAAGATTTCTTAGTGTATCATAAAATAATTTATTATCACTTATGCTAAAATCAGTTCTGCCTAAGCCACCTATGAGAACAGTATCCCCAATAAATACACATTCAATTTTTTCATCTATTGAACATTTATTTTTTAAAAAATAGCTAACACTATCTAAAGTATGGCCTGGTGTTTCAAATCTTTCTAATTCCCATGTGCTTGAGTTAAAATTGAGAATGCATGTCTGTGAATTCCATCCTAAGGGATCAAATGCAGTATCTTTTAGTGATAGTTTTTCTAAAAGAATAGATCTTGCTGAAAGGTGATCCGCATGGGAATGTGTATCTAAAACAGCTTGTAACTCTAAATTCTTACATTTTATAAAACTAATTAATCTATCAATACTCTCAAAAGTTGGATCAATAATGACACAAGATTTTGTATTAATATCAGAAATCAACCATGTATTTGAAGAATCATATTCTAATTGGGTTATTCCATGAATTAAAGAATTTTCAGATTGATTTTCTGATTCATCACTAATTTTACAGGTTAAGTTTAAGCATGAATTACGCAAAGCCTTTCCTGCTGCTTGAATATTTTTTATCCCTAGAAATATTTCTTCTTGAGAAGTCGTCAATCCAAAAGAAAGTCTAATTGCTGAGGCTTTTCTCCACTCTGGCAAATTCATTGCTTCTAAAACATGACTGTATTCAAGGGATTTAGAATTACATGCAGAACCTCCACTTAAACTCACTCCTGCAGCATCAAATACCCGCATTAATTCTTTTGATGAAAATCCATAAACTGAAAAATTCAAAGTAGTTGCAACAGAATTTTCCATGTCTGTATTTATTTCAATAGTTGGAAAAGCTTCCATTAAAGTGTTTAATAATAACTTTCTATAATTTAGTAATTCATGATTAGATTTAAAATGAAAATCTATACAGCCATCTTTAATTTTATTTAGCTTTTCCAATATAACACCAAATGCGGCTATTCCTGGATGATTTTCGGTTCCAGCACGAATTCCTCTTTCTTGTCCTCCTCCAACTATTAATGAACACTGAGGCGCGTTATCTCTCAAATATAAAAATCCGACACCTTTTGGAGCATGTACTTTATGTCCACTAAAAGTGGCATAGTCTACACTTAATTCATTAAAATTTAATGATAATTTCCCTAAAGCTTGAACACAATCAACTAACCAAAAAACTTTACTAGCTGAACTCCTAATTATTTTTTCTATTTCTTTCAAATTTGTAATTAACCCTGTTTCGTTATTAACCGCCATAGTGCATAAAAAAACAGTTTCATTTAGATACTCTTTAATTTCATTTAAGTTTACATGTCCTTTGTCATCAACATTAATTTGCATAATTTCAATATTTAAATCTAAAATTTTTTTCCAATGTAATATTGAATTATAAACAGCTTTATGTTCTGTTTTTGAAATTAATATTTTCTTTTTTTGAAAAGATACATCTTTTTTAGATTGTTCTTTAATCCAATTTAATACAGAAAGAACAGAAATTTGAATAGCTTCTGTTGCACCACTAGTAAAATATATTTCTGATGACTTAACATTTAGCAACTTACTCGCTTGTAACCTTGATTCCTCTAATATTAATTTAGCTTCTGCTCCTGCAATATGTGAACTACTAGGATTTGCATATACTCTTTCCATTGACCAAAGAGCTGCTTGGCAAGCATCTTTTAAAATTGGAGCAGTTGCGTTGCAATCAAAATATACTTTTGAATTACCATTAATTTGATTTTTGCTCATTATGCCTCCATTTCAATTTTTTATCTAGTCTTTTTTGATTACCACACATAAGTTAATATTACTATTTAAAATTGTTAATTTAAAAATTTTTATTTAACTATGATTAAAAAATTTTCTAATCTTAAAATTTTTACTTTTTAGATTTAATAAAAAATTTATAAAAGTCATTTTTTTGATATCTAATTTCTTTTTTCTAGTGTTATTATAATAAATTACTATATCCTGCAGGAGTTAAATAAATGATAGATTATCGAAGAATAATTTTTTCTTTTTTAGCTTTTTTTATAATGGTTGGGTATGCTATGGCTGACAAAACAGATTCAAAATATGAAAATGTAGATAAAAATAAAAAGATAAAAGAACTTTCACCAATGCAGAGAGAAGTTACTCAAAATAATGGCACTGAAGCTCCCTTTAAGAATGAATATTGGAATAACAAAGAGGAAGGAATCTATGTTGATGTTGTTACGGGGGAACCTTTATTTAGTTCTTTAGATAAATTTGATTCTGGGACAGGCTGGCCAAGCTTCACGAAACCAATTGATAATAAATTTGTCCAATTTAAAGAAGATAAATCTTTAGCCATTGAAACACGGACTGAAGTGAAATCAAAATTTGGAAACTCTCATTTAGGACATGTATTTGATGATGGTCCAGGGCCAACGAAAAAAAGATATTGCATAAATTCAGCTGCTTTAAAATTCATTCCTGTATCTAATTTAGAAAAAGAAGGTTATGGACAATATCTTTCCTTATTTAAAAAACTAAAAAAAGAAAAGTAATAACTTCTTAATTACCACAGATCCAGTATCCATACCCATTAAAATTAAAATTTTCAGTTGTTGCTTTTGCTCTAAAGTTTAATTTTATTAAAGAGGATAAATTTGGGTGAGAATAATCAGTCCAAGGTATCGTCTGGTCCCAAACAAACTGCTGAACTTCTATATTATTTAAATTTTTATATATATTTACACCAATATCTTGTTGAAATGAATACATTTTTATAGGCAAAATTCTTGAAACGACTATTGAATTATCAATTTTTACACTATAATTTGTAACAATTTTATTTTCATTAGCCGCTGAAACTGAGGCTAAATTAACAGTATTTATATAAAATTTTTCCCCATTTACTTTTTCTAAATTGAATTTCACATACTGCCCAGAAGTAGCTGGATTTTCACTTTTAATTATTAAATATTGATCAGAATTCTCTTCACTTTGTGCAGCATTAGAAACTTCTAAATTTTGAGATTTAAATCCTTCTTTAATATAAATTGGTTCAACTTTATTTTTTGAACTTACTAAATTATTTGATGAAGCTGCGTTCCCATAGATAATTAAAGGTTCTCCACCACCTGTGCAAGGATAGAATATTTTTACTCCATTATCATCAAAGTAACTTCCATTTATGTGCTTTATATTCGCATATATATTCCCCGATAGTATTAAAGACAAAGAAATTTTAATTAGTTGATTAAGCATAGTAATTCCCTACTTTTAAATATATTTTGAATTTAAGTGATATGTCTCACCAAAATATTGTTTGGTCAAGAATGATTTTGAAATTACTAATAATTTATTTATTTTTAAATGATTTTAAAAATACTACATAATAATTATCACTGCTTAATATATAAATTTATTTTATTAAATTTAGTTTAACTATTTTATTTCTTTTATAATAAAATATTTTTAAAAAATTTATTGATATTTTTATTAATTCAAAGTAAGTTTCAAAAGTCCGTAACTAAAAGTTATGCCTTCCATATATAAAATCCAGAATTTTCACAAGGAGTTAATTCCATTATGAAACTAGGAATAAAATACTTATTTATACTATTCTTCAATATATTATTAACTAATCAGGCCATGACAAAAAACTATTGCCCTCCTGAATTAGATGCTTTAGATTGTATAAAATTTTTAACAGCAAAATATTCTTTAAATTATTTAAAATTAGGAGAAGAAGTACTTCAAAATGAACTTAAAGTAATCGAGTACGAATTAGTTTCACAAAAATACCCAAACAACGAATATTATCCAAGTACAGAATGGAAACATAATTTAAAAATATTTATTCCAAAATCTTATTCAAAAAATACAACACCTATTTTTTATGTAGACATAGATATTAAAAATAAACAGGATGAAGAATTTTTTGTAAATATTTCAAATAATACTTCTTCAATTGTTATAAGATTAACAATGGTTCCAAATCAACCTATAAGTTTCCCAAATATTGCAAATTTATTTGAAGATGATCTAGTCGCCCACACATGGAAAGTATTTTTAGATGATCCAATTGAAAATAAAACAATGCCCTTACATTTACCAATGGCATTGAGTATTATTCGCGCTTTTGATCTTATTCAAGCCGAGTTTTCAGCAGATAACTATAACATGAGTAGTTTTATTTTATCAGGTGCATCCAAAAGAGGTTGGGCGGCTTGGCTTGCCACACTTGCCGATGAAAGAGTAAAAGCTATTATTCCTATAGTTATTGACGTCTATAATATTAAAAATCAATTTCTAAAATTAAATAAAGTTTATGCTAACCACTGGCCTATTGCATTGTATCCTTACTATAAAATAAATTTATATAAATATCTTGATGCTGAGAACTTTAACTCTTTAATTCAAATTGAAGATCCTTTAGCATATAAAAATTCAGGTAAACAAAAAAGATTAGAAATTCCAAAGTATATCGTTAGTTCAAGTGGAGATGATTTCTTCTTGCCAGATTCAATATATGATAGTTATATTGATATCCCTGGTGAAAATATTTTTCGCTATATCCCAAACTCAACACATTTTATAAATAAGAGTATTATTGAAGAAAGTATTATTCAATATGCTAATGCACTAAATTCTAACACTCCTGGTAAAAAATTAAACTTTAAATTTTATGAAGATAAGTTTGGAGAGAAAGTCAAAATAGTAATTGAGCTTAATAAAAGCATTAAATACATATCACTTTGGGAAGCAATAAATTCTCATGAAAGAGATTTCCGTTACTCTTGTGGAGTTCAATATAAGAAAAGAAAATTAGAGATAAAAAACAATGCAAAGTTTTTTTCTATTTGGATAAAAAAACCTAAATTAGGGTGGAAAGCATCGTTCATTGAAATAACACATGACAACAATTTTATTCAAACAACTCCTAATATAGTGTTACCTAAAAAAGAATATCCTATGAATATCATAAATAACAAAAGCAAATATTGCAGTTCTCTTCCATTACATTAAAATAAAATATTTTGGATCAATAAATTAAAGATATTTAAAAATAATAAATATTCATATTAGTTAAATTATATTTAAACCTTTACCAACAGTATAGTTATAATTAAATTAGTATACCTAGTTATTATTTATTAAGAAATTTATATACTTTATATATTTGTACTAAATTATTAATTGCACTTTTCAACTATTAAAGAATGTTGCTTTTTTTAAATTTAAAATTTAAATAAAAATTGTTTTTATTATTTTTAAAAACAATTGAAATTTTAATAGGAGAGTTTATGATTAGTAAAAAATTTATTTATAATTTTTAGTTCTTTATTTTTTACACCAATATTTGCAACAGAATCTAAGTTATACAATAAAAATATAAATTTAAATAACAATACTGAGCATTTAATAGATTCAAAAATTAACAATTTAGTCAATAATGATTCTCAGGAATCACTTAAAGATAAATATCCTATTGATAATAATAAAATATACTTTTTTGAAATGGAAAAATCTAAAGAATTTCGAAAAAAAATTTCAGTATCTTTTGACAAAGCTTATTTAGAAACAGAAAATTTAAATAAAATAAAATATTATGAAGAAATTTCTGAATATTATAAAAGATGTGATATTAAAAATGGAAAATTTAACATAATTCAACTTAATCAAATTAAAAGTTTAAGCTTAGAAATTGGTGATGAAATTAGCAAGATGACAAGTAAGATATACGAAATTAAAAAAGAAATCACAGAAAAACCTACTAGAGTTGAATTATATGTTCAATACTATATCAATTATAATTTACTTATTCTTATGAAAAATGCTTATTATGCCACCTACAATGCTGCACCACCCTATAAATTTGCTGAAAATGCAAAATCTGCGGCTGCAATTTATAATAATAATTCCAAGGCTGATTATGCAAGAGAACTAAGAAAAAAAGCTGATGAGGCTTACAAATTAGTTGATAAAGCATATAAACTATATGCTGGTGCTGATAAAAGTAATAAGAATGAATTTTTAGAATTAAGAAAAAGATTCTATGAAGCTGAAGATCTTGCTAGAAAATTAGATGATGAAGCAGACTTTGCATTTAATTCTATAAGGTAATGATTTAAATCAAATTAAATATCCAAGTTGAAATTTGTTGAATAGCATCTTTTTACTTACCATACCATTAAACATTTTCTCAATTAAGACATATGTAAGTCTATCATTGCAAGACAGTAAGTAACTAATAAATACATTTTTTGACTTGTATCATATTCATGTAAAAAAATCTTATAATTTCTATCATTTTAAACTTTTATAAAGAATTTTTCTTATTTAGATGAAATTTTAAAGAATTTAAAGTATGCAACATAAAAGCATTTGATTTTTCTTCATTTTCTTTACTAATTCCTATTAATCTATTAGATTGCATATGTATAAAACTTACAATAATCCTATTTCTATCATTATAAATCTGTTTCAACTCAATATTTTTAAATAATTGATTTGAGTATTTAATTATTTCATTTCTTCTTTTTTGAATTAACTCTTCTAAATTTGAAAATATTTTATCCTTATACCAATGTAAATTATTTTTCATAAATAAATCTATAATATATTTTCTACTTTTTCTAAATTCTTCGATAAATTTATTTTTATCATTTCTTAACATCAACCAATTTAATTTTTCATCAAAATTAAAAGAAAAATTCTCTAAAATTTCTAAAGCTAAAAAACTGTTAATATGAATTAAAAGGTACTCTTTCTCAATTACTTTTTTATTTTTAATTAATAAACAAGCTATTTCGCTATCATACATAAATATTTTTTCTGCAAGGTGAATTAAATCAGGACCTCCATATCTTTCAATTTCAGGTTCGTAAGAATCTATACAACATGAGTTAAGAATACCATTTTTAGACACTTCATCAAAATATGAATTATATTTTTCCAATAATTCATTAGAGTATTTTTTATCTTTCAATAAAATACGAAGTCTGATATGTTTTTTTGGATCTTGATACCTAATAAAAAACCAAGTTTCAATTTCTATTTCTTTCTTAACTTCTTGAATAAAATTAACAATACATTTAGAAATAAATTCATCTTCTCTATAACTATTGAAGTACAATTTTGAATAAAACCATTCACCACCAGGTATAAATTTACGAGTACAATTCAGAGAATTAAATTTTCTAATAATTTCTATTGATTTATCAGTTTTTTTGTTAGATTTCAAAGGAGATACTATTTCATAACTAAATACATTTTTTAGCCCATAGGAATTCATAAAAGAAATTTCTAAGTTTTCCTGTAGTAATAGTTTTCCATGCCGAATAAACTCTTTTTTTAGCTCTTTTACGTGATCTTCTTTTTTTAAATCTAATAAAATTTTATTATCAGCATGAATCAAATTGATGTAATCTGGGACATTCCAAAATTTTTTCCATGCACAAAAAATTAAGAGAAAATCTTTTTCTAGATCATATTCTTGTTTAAATTGTTTTAAAGATACTAAAGAAAGGTTCCAGGATTTTGGATAAATTATTATGTTTTCATACTCTATTCTCGGCACAAAAGTTAAATTACTAAATTCAGTTAAAGGTATGCGATTCCAAAGAGTAAATCTTTCAAAACTAACTTCTCTCAGAAAGCGGACAATATTAGGCGCATTCTTAAAATTAAGCATATTCGATGCAACAAAAACAACTTCTTTTTGATACTTCAAAGATTTGAAGTATAGTCTTTTTCTATTAGCACAAACAACAATATCGTTTAGATATAAATTGGAATTATTTTTTTCTTGAAAAGTATCCAAATGAAGCTGATAACTCCAATAACTTTTACCAAGAACAACATTAGCTCCTCTAGAATTTTGAGGTGAAAATATTAGCTCGCAAAATATTATTTCAGGATACTTATCTTCAAAATTTTTTATATGAGAAGATAGATCTGATATATTTTCCTCTGAAAATAAATTTGTAAATCTACCAAAACTTGCACAAACGCTATATGAATTTTGAATTGAAGAAAGATATATTTTTAAATTGTTATTATCTTCACCATTAATTATTTGAAAATATACTTCTATAGAATCTGGAATATTATCAGTATTTATATTTTGATCTTGAATAAATTTTAAATCTTTTCCTGATAATGTTATGCATTCTGTTTTTTCTTGATATGAATAGAAAATTTTATCATATAAAAATTTTATTCTATCTTCACTTTCTGCATCTTTAGTTATTTTTTTTCTACTACTCTGTGGAAATTTATAGTCTGCTGGAGCTCCTAATCCCAGATTTTCATCAAGTAATTCCAGAATTCCCACTTCCTTTGCAAAACCATATTTAATTAAAAATTCTTCATGATACTTTCGTATTTCGTTAAATCCTAGATATAATTTAGTAAAAGATATAAAAAATTCTGATACTCTACTTAAATTCAATTTAAATGCATTTTCTAGTGAAATTTTTTTATTGATTGAAGTACTTAAATCTATTTGTAAAGGGCTTTTAACATAATTACTTTTTTGCATTTCCTCAATAATAATATTTAGTTCATTTATACCTTCACCAATTTCTAATTTTTCATATATATCAATCTGCTTTTTTAATTTCAGTAAGTACTTATAATTTTCTTCTTGCTCTGGCCAATAAGAAAGTTTTAAAATCAATTCAGACAAAATATCAAATTTTCCTAAAATTGGTTTAATTTCAGTTATAATGAATTCATTATTAATTAATTCTTGAAGATATTCATATATATTCACATTATTATTCAATTTAAAATTATTTTTTATCTTCTCAACAAGTTTATTAATCTCAAGTTCATTCTTTAAATTTTCAAAAATAAATTTCATTAGTGAATTTATTTTTATTGACATATCTTTATCAAAATTTAATTTTTTTTCCCCTTGTTCAGTATTTATTACACTATTAGAGGAGTAAGAAAGATAAATTCTATCACCATTTTCATATGCTATTGGACTAAATTTTATTTTTATATTTGGAGTCTTAGTGATATCTTCTTCTATCTTTTTTACAAATTTATATATCCACTCCATATCAGGTCGAACTGCTTTGTAATACTTAGAATTATCAGTAGTCAAGTTTTGTACATCAGAGTAATATCCCATATTAACTGCAGCGAAATATCCATATGGAGTTGCTCTAGTGCACGAACGAGAAAAATATTTTAAAATACCTGATTTTAATTGATCTATTTTTTTTAAATCTTTTATTTTTTCTTTTTCAAATAATTCTAAACTATTATAAAGTGATTTACTTGATGCTAAAATTGCTTCTTTAAATTTCCCATAATATTTTTGCTTCAATAAATATTCCAATATATCTTCATTACTATTTAAATAATCAATAAAGTAATTATTTGGAAAAAGAGGCGTTCTTAGCATAAAAAATGAATTTGCACTATACATGTTTTAAATCCAAGTTAAAAATTAATATAAAAAATTAATATGTATACTAAAACAGAAGAATACTTGATTTTTTTGATGTTCTCAACAAGAATCGCATACTAAGTTTACATAAAGAAAACGTGTTAAGCTTTTTATTAACTGAAGAAAGCTATCCCCATAACTTTAAAAAATAATTTTATGACACTTCTATTTTTAAAAATTTCAAAATTTATTCCATAGTTCAATCACCGAATAAAAATTATACTAAATTTTTAAGCATAATAATATTATTAATGCATACCAACAAAAATTCAACTAGCAAAATTTTTAAATTACTTGCTATTTTTATATTTTTTGTTAAATTTTATTTCAATCCAAAAATTAATTTTAGACTATTTTTAGCGAAACAAGTTTTTGTAATTTTTTTCCTAGAAAAAATTCATATATTAAATATTATTTTTTAAAAATATCTATATTTCAAAGTATACTACAGTTTAGTAACAAATTATTTATTCTATAGTATTGACAGCAAAAAATTTTTTTGTAATAATTTTTAAAATTTCGTGTACGTGTGTTTAAATAAAATTTGCAACAAGGAGGAATTATGAGTAGTCAAGTCATGGTTTTGGATGATATCAATTCGCTAAGATCTGAATTAAATAAAATCCCAAGAGCAAAACTTCAATTTTCAAAAACGGTGATAGATTTATTGAGTTCTTACAATATTAGTGTAACAGGTGATCTACTCGGTAAACTGACACTAGCTACTTGTAATGAGATAGTTAGCAGTGACGATGACGTTCGCACAGTTTGGACAAACTAACAATGAATCTTTCAGGTTCAGAACTTGAAGGAAGATTTAAAGAAGTTGCAAAATCGATTTATATTGGTGAATTAATATCTGAGTCATTTTGCAACGATCTTCTTTTAGAGATTCGTGATTTTCAGGATTGGAAACAAGCAAAAATTGCAATTTCAAGAAAAAATAATGAAGGAATAAGTGAAATACTTGAAGTTATAGATACCAATCACCGAAGCGCGAATAGTATAAGACTTTCTGATTTAAATTCAAATGAAATACCTATAATTGTTCAGTCTTTAAAAAAAATTCAAACCTTAGTCGGGGAATTTGCTACAAAGGAATTTGGATTAACTTTCAATGAATTTGGAGATGCTGAACTCATTCGCTATAATGTAGGTGGTTTGTTTAAACCTCATACAGATGCACATAACGAGAATTCTCACAGAGCCCTGACAGTAATAACTTATCTTAATGATAATTATACTGGAGGAGAGACTTATTTTCCCGATCAAAATTATAAATGCATTCCTAAAACGGGACGTGTTTTATTTTTTCTTTCAAGTGAATTACATGCAAGTTTACCTATAATAGAAGGAAATAAAAATATTATCGTTTTTTGGGCATTTTATCCAGGCTCAATTGGGCGTAAAAATATTAAAAGCTTTCCTTAAAAAATATAATTATTTCTAAACAAAAAAAGTGCAGAGATTCTCAAGTTTTTGAGACCTCAAAGGAGTTGATTTGACAAAATTATGCTCAACTTACATTCCAAAATTCATTCCAAAATTCATTCCAAAAAAAATACTGAAAGCTATGCGAGCAAATCTATCCCCATGGCTCGGAGCTAATAATTACGATAATTGGTTAAATATTATCAGCTTAATGCCGGAAACTAGTCGTTTATATTTAGAAGTGCATCCTTTTTCAAAAAAACCAAGATGTGATATCATAGTGAGCATTTTGCAATCTGATGGTTCATTATCAAGTTGGTTAAATCACTCTAAATCTAAAAGATCTCTTAACTGGCAAAAGACGTCCTCACTTTTAGAGAAATGGCAGGATCAAATAAATTCAAAAGAAGGCAATTTGCGAACAATTTGTTTTCTTTTATGGCTAGAATTTGATATTTTTGCTGACCAAACCGATATTGGTGATCCTTCGCTTTTTATTTCACTAACACCAAAAGACAATATCAATGACCTTAAAGAGGAAATAAAAGTTTATCCTGAACTCTATGAAGCATTTTTAAATTTCCAAGAAACTATACAAAATAGTACTGAATTGTATGAAAAAGTTATGAGATACAATCCAATAGCATTAGGAAATATTGGTCTTATGGCTTCACGACAAATTAAAAATGAAGCACTCCCACTAAG of Pigmentibacter sp. JX0631 contains these proteins:
- a CDS encoding aminotransferase class V-fold PLP-dependent enzyme, with the protein product MSKNQINGNSKVYFDCNATAPILKDACQAALWSMERVYANPSSSHIAGAEAKLILEESRLQASKLLNVKSSEIYFTSGATEAIQISVLSVLNWIKEQSKKDVSFQKKKILISKTEHKAVYNSILHWKKILDLNIEIMQINVDDKGHVNLNEIKEYLNETVFLCTMAVNNETGLITNLKEIEKIIRSSASKVFWLVDCVQALGKLSLNFNELSVDYATFSGHKVHAPKGVGFLYLRDNAPQCSLIVGGGQERGIRAGTENHPGIAAFGVILEKLNKIKDGCIDFHFKSNHELLNYRKLLLNTLMEAFPTIEINTDMENSVATTLNFSVYGFSSKELMRVFDAAGVSLSGGSACNSKSLEYSHVLEAMNLPEWRKASAIRLSFGLTTSQEEIFLGIKNIQAAGKALRNSCLNLTCKISDESENQSENSLIHGITQLEYDSSNTWLISDINTKSCVIIDPTFESIDRLISFIKCKNLELQAVLDTHSHADHLSARSILLEKLSLKDTAFDPLGWNSQTCILNFNSSTWELERFETPGHTLDSVSYFLKNKCSIDEKIECVFIGDTVLIGGLGRTDFSISDNKLFYDTLRNLDNKLHANTVLCPAHDYNQSIVTTWGTEKRNNILLKKLFDPVNLMNEIDFFTEKKLIDSQLLETDIQGKLVCGTINNSVLTDKSLPIITIDDLDENIYDIIDIRENAESILFKDWKILNFKKAPKNIPLTKIVNFFNHVINNENKNKPIALLCSTGNRSLAIAKSLRRIGIKNVWSISGGLALTRLKYENSINY
- the msrB gene encoding peptide-methionine (R)-S-oxide reductase MsrB; translated protein: MADKTDSKYENVDKNKKIKELSPMQREVTQNNGTEAPFKNEYWNNKEEGIYVDVVTGEPLFSSLDKFDSGTGWPSFTKPIDNKFVQFKEDKSLAIETRTEVKSKFGNSHLGHVFDDGPGPTKKRYCINSAALKFIPVSNLEKEGYGQYLSLFKKLKKEK
- a CDS encoding PhoPQ-activated protein PqaA family protein gives rise to the protein MKLGIKYLFILFFNILLTNQAMTKNYCPPELDALDCIKFLTAKYSLNYLKLGEEVLQNELKVIEYELVSQKYPNNEYYPSTEWKHNLKIFIPKSYSKNTTPIFYVDIDIKNKQDEEFFVNISNNTSSIVIRLTMVPNQPISFPNIANLFEDDLVAHTWKVFLDDPIENKTMPLHLPMALSIIRAFDLIQAEFSADNYNMSSFILSGASKRGWAAWLATLADERVKAIIPIVIDVYNIKNQFLKLNKVYANHWPIALYPYYKINLYKYLDAENFNSLIQIEDPLAYKNSGKQKRLEIPKYIVSSSGDDFFLPDSIYDSYIDIPGENIFRYIPNSTHFINKSIIEESIIQYANALNSNTPGKKLNFKFYEDKFGEKVKIVIELNKSIKYISLWEAINSHERDFRYSCGVQYKKRKLEIKNNAKFFSIWIKKPKLGWKASFIEITHDNNFIQTTPNIVLPKKEYPMNIINNKSKYCSSLPLH
- a CDS encoding lantibiotic dehydratase, with the protein product MYSANSFFMLRTPLFPNNYFIDYLNSNEDILEYLLKQKYYGKFKEAILASSKSLYNSLELFEKEKIKDLKKIDQLKSGILKYFSRSCTRATPYGYFAAVNMGYYSDVQNLTTDNSKYYKAVRPDMEWIYKFVKKIEEDITKTPNIKIKFSPIAYENGDRIYLSYSSNSVINTEQGEKKLNFDKDMSIKINSLMKFIFENLKNELEINKLVEKIKNNFKLNNNVNIYEYLQELINNEFIITEIKPILGKFDILSELILKLSYWPEQEENYKYLLKLKKQIDIYEKLEIGEGINELNIIIEEMQKSNYVKSPLQIDLSTSINKKISLENAFKLNLSRVSEFFISFTKLYLGFNEIRKYHEEFLIKYGFAKEVGILELLDENLGLGAPADYKFPQSSRKKITKDAESEDRIKFLYDKIFYSYQEKTECITLSGKDLKFIQDQNINTDNIPDSIEVYFQIINGEDNNNLKIYLSSIQNSYSVCASFGRFTNLFSEENISDLSSHIKNFEDKYPEIIFCELIFSPQNSRGANVVLGKSYWSYQLHLDTFQEKNNSNLYLNDIVVCANRKRLYFKSLKYQKEVVFVASNMLNFKNAPNIVRFLREVSFERFTLWNRIPLTEFSNLTFVPRIEYENIIIYPKSWNLSLVSLKQFKQEYDLEKDFLLIFCAWKKFWNVPDYINLIHADNKILLDLKKEDHVKELKKEFIRHGKLLLQENLEISFMNSYGLKNVFSYEIVSPLKSNKKTDKSIEIIRKFNSLNCTRKFIPGGEWFYSKLYFNSYREDEFISKCIVNFIQEVKKEIEIETWFFIRYQDPKKHIRLRILLKDKKYSNELLEKYNSYFDEVSKNGILNSCCIDSYEPEIERYGGPDLIHLAEKIFMYDSEIACLLIKNKKVIEKEYLLIHINSFLALEILENFSFNFDEKLNWLMLRNDKNKFIEEFRKSRKYIIDLFMKNNLHWYKDKIFSNLEELIQKRRNEIIKYSNQLFKNIELKQIYNDRNRIIVSFIHMQSNRLIGISKENEEKSNAFMLHTLNSLKFHLNKKNSL
- a CDS encoding 2OG-Fe(II) oxygenase, which translates into the protein MNLSGSELEGRFKEVAKSIYIGELISESFCNDLLLEIRDFQDWKQAKIAISRKNNEGISEILEVIDTNHRSANSIRLSDLNSNEIPIIVQSLKKIQTLVGEFATKEFGLTFNEFGDAELIRYNVGGLFKPHTDAHNENSHRALTVITYLNDNYTGGETYFPDQNYKCIPKTGRVLFFLSSELHASLPIIEGNKNIIVFWAFYPGSIGRKNIKSFP